In Sphingomonas sp. JUb134, the sequence GGGTCCGCGCATCCGCAGCTACGCGGGTGTCCCGCTCCGGACGTCGGAGGGCTATAATGTGGGCTCGCTGTGCGCGATGGACACGAAGCCGCGCCGCTTCAGCCCCGCCGACATCGCGATCCTGAGCAACTTCGCCAACATCGTCAGCGACGAGATGGAGTTGCGCCTGATTGCGAGCACGGACTTTCTGACCGGCGCCCTGAGCCGTCGGGGGTTCGAAGAACAGCTCGGCCGCGAAATCGCCCGGCACAGGCGCTATCACCGGCCGAGCTCGCTCGCGATCGTGGACATCGATCACTTCAAGACGATCAACGACAGCTTCGGACATCCTGCGGGCGATGACGTTCTGCGACAGATGGGCCAGCTGATCGCGAAGGTGCTTCGCCCGGCCGACGTCTACGGGCGTCTGGGCGGAGAGGAGTTCGGCGTGCTCCTGCCCGAGACCGGCGCGGCAGACGCCTTCGTCGCGGCGGAACGGCTGCGCGAAGCCATCCAGAACCACCGTTTCGAGATGCCGGGAGGACACCGCATCTCGGTAACCGCCAGCGTTGGCGTCGCGGAATGTGGCGAGATGGAAGAGCCCAAGGCCTGGCTCTCCCGAGCCGACAAGCATCTGTACGAGGCAAAGACGAGCGGCCGGAATTGCACCCGCATGGCGCCGTCGGACGCATCCGCACGCGCCTGATCGCTTCGGGGCGCGAGGGGCGCCGGTCCCGGCGCTCCCCTGCCTCCTGGAGACGCCCTGAGCCGGAGGCGGATGGACGGCCAGCGCTGGAACACCGAGGGTGGCTGCACGGCCGTGTGTTGATCGGACCCAGCGCCGTCCAGCGCCACATTACCGCCGCGGCTGTTCAGCAGTGCGTGCCAGCAGCCGAGGACGCTCCGGGGCACCGTCGGAGTATCGCTCGGCGGCACGGCTCCTGAGTCCGGGCATTCGGCGGAGGAGGGCGGAGGTTCTCTCCTCACTGGGATAGCCGGAAACTGGTGGAAAGCGGAACGACTGCTTCTGGATCCCAGTCGTAGGTAAGGCGACTACGCTCGAACGAGCGCGAACCCCTCTTCCATCTCCATCATGTCGCCTTCATCGCGAAGTTCTCTAGACAACTCGTTGGTAAGAACCACGCCGCTGACGGTTATCCGCGACCAGTCCGGGTAGTGCTCTTGGACGTTCCAGATAGACCGGAGTATGGCCTCATGCCCGATCTCCCTGCCTTCCGGGGTGAATATCGCGCTGCCAGCATCAAGATCGGACTGCTTCTTGAACCACCGGCGATTTTCGTCACTCTCCACGATCCAAACCGCGCCTGCTTTTTGACCTTGGAACGCGGGTTCGAAGATGATCGAGATTTCCATCCGGGCGATCTGCGCGACGGGAGGGCGGTTCGCAATGGCAGGTGTTGAGCCGGTGGAACGCCTAAATCTCTCTGCCCATTCTATGGTTGTTATAGCCAAGAGCCCAATCACTAGGCACGCGAACATCAACTTCTCTAGCGCGGGCCCGAGTTCGATCACTCTCCAATATGAGGCGGCCAGCGCTACGGTGACCAGGAGGCTCGCCAGTCCTATCACTCGCCGAGCCGAACCCATACTCCGCCCCTTCATGTTGGTTGCCGCAGTATGAGCTAGCTGAATCAACGTCCGCAAGTGGCGTTTGCAGCCGTTCCGGTTTGGGTGCCGCCGGGTAAGCCTCGGGGGGTGGGGGCTCTTGACCCGAGCTGTCTCCGGCGCCTGCGAGAGCTCGGCGTACAACGCCTCCGCGTCGGATGTTTGAACGGAAGGCAGACGTGATCCGCCCCCGGCGCTAGCGGAGGAGAAAGAACACCACCACAAGCACGAGAGCCAAGCCTGCTATCACGCGCTCGAAGGGGAGCGACACACCCTCTCGCCTCCCCTTCGACGGAGGTACGCCGCCACCATTGCGCCGCTGCAGGTCTTGCCGATGCATCTCTGCAAGGAGGATCCCGGGATCACCGTGCGGCTCCCTCCGGCCCGGCGATCCGTAAAGCAGAGGCACCTCCGTCAGGAGATCCTTCTCCAGACCCTCCGCCGCTTCCTTTCGCCTCTTCAGATCCGCGGCGAAATCCTCCGGGTTCTCGAACGATCCGTTCATGAGGTCTTGGCCCCCTGCCCTCAGGCCAGCACCGGATCCGGCAGCGCCTCGAACGCCGGCTTCGCCAGCAGATAGCCCTGCACCAGCTCGATGCCGAGCGCGCGCACCGCGTCCAGCTCGCCGCGCGTCTCGATCCCCTCGGCGATCACCGTCACGCCCAGCCTGCGGCACAGCCCCACCATCGCGTCCACGATCACCCGGCGCGGCTCGCTCGCGTCCAGGCCGCGCAGCAGCGCC encodes:
- a CDS encoding diguanylate cyclase translates to MTEPKLADDEGRLAALGRLQILETPPEQPFEKIVTLVRTVLAVPIATVSLVDRDRQWFKAQRGLEVQETARSISICTYTIQQAEPLIIEDTHLDARFAGNPLVQGGPRIRSYAGVPLRTSEGYNVGSLCAMDTKPRRFSPADIAILSNFANIVSDEMELRLIASTDFLTGALSRRGFEEQLGREIARHRRYHRPSSLAIVDIDHFKTINDSFGHPAGDDVLRQMGQLIAKVLRPADVYGRLGGEEFGVLLPETGAADAFVAAERLREAIQNHRFEMPGGHRISVTASVGVAECGEMEEPKAWLSRADKHLYEAKTSGRNCTRMAPSDASARA